In Nitrospirota bacterium, the following are encoded in one genomic region:
- the kdsA gene encoding 3-deoxy-8-phosphooctulonate synthase, whose amino-acid sequence MKVTIHDIKVGDGAPPLIIAGPCVIESEEITLQTALRLKEICSAAGLPFIFKSSYDKANRTSAASYRGPGMDRGLRILDEVKKKVAVPVLSDIHSPDEAAAAAQVLDVLQLPAFLCRQTDLILAAARTGKPVNIKKGQFLAPWDVRNIIEKFTSTGNRQLLLTERGTSFGYNNLVVDFRSLPIMRSFGHPVIFDVTHSLQLPGGQGASSGGQREFAEAFARAAVAVGVDGLFMEVHPDPDKALCDGPNMIPLDKVPRLLRMIKDIHGLMAAQA is encoded by the coding sequence ATGAAAGTTACGATACACGACATAAAGGTGGGCGATGGCGCTCCTCCGCTCATTATTGCGGGCCCCTGCGTGATCGAGAGCGAAGAGATCACGCTCCAGACCGCCCTGCGGCTGAAAGAGATCTGCAGCGCTGCCGGGCTTCCTTTCATCTTCAAGAGCTCCTATGACAAAGCGAACAGGACCTCGGCAGCCTCGTATCGCGGACCGGGAATGGACAGGGGGCTCAGGATCCTGGATGAGGTGAAGAAAAAGGTCGCGGTGCCCGTGCTGTCGGATATCCACTCTCCCGATGAGGCAGCGGCCGCTGCGCAGGTGCTCGATGTGCTGCAGCTGCCCGCCTTCCTCTGCCGCCAGACCGACCTCATCCTCGCTGCCGCCCGTACCGGCAAGCCGGTGAATATAAAAAAGGGCCAGTTCCTCGCCCCCTGGGATGTGCGGAACATCATCGAGAAGTTTACGTCCACCGGCAACAGGCAGCTGCTCCTCACCGAGCGGGGGACCTCCTTCGGGTACAACAATCTCGTCGTCGACTTCAGGAGCCTGCCGATCATGCGCTCCTTCGGCCACCCTGTCATCTTCGATGTGACCCATAGCCTTCAACTCCCCGGAGGACAGGGCGCCTCGTCCGGAGGGCAGAGGGAGTTTGCCGAGGCCTTTGCCCGTGCCGCGGTCGCGGTCGGCGTCGACGGCCTCTTCATGGAGGTCCATCCCGACCCTGATAAGGCGCTCTGTGACGGACCCAACATGATCCCTCTGGATAAGGTGCCTCGACTGCTGAGGATGATAAAGGATATTCACGGGCTTATGGCTGCACAAGCATAA
- a CDS encoding KpsF/GutQ family sugar-phosphate isomerase codes for MDNILDIARKVIRTEAEAVAALAAKLNGSFEEAVDLIFSCSGRVIVTGMGKSGLVGKKIAATLTSTGTPAFFMHPAEAGHGDLGMVTADDIIIALSNSGETEELIGLLPFLERFSVKLISLSGKANSTLSRAADVALDVSVTEEACPLGIVPTASTTAAMAMGDALAVALLTRRGFKREDFANYHPGGNLGKKLLVRVKDLMHTGDALPMVFPDTPMTKVIMEISSKRLGVTVVADVDMKVLGIVTDGDLRRGIEKRGKDFLDLHAEEVMTKNPKTISEDELAAKALAIMEEKSITSIVVPDDKGRAKGIIHLHDILREGIA; via the coding sequence ATGGACAATATTCTCGACATAGCAAGAAAAGTCATCCGTACGGAAGCGGAAGCGGTCGCTGCGCTCGCCGCCAAGCTCAACGGCAGCTTCGAAGAGGCCGTCGACCTCATCTTCAGCTGTTCGGGCAGGGTCATCGTCACCGGCATGGGGAAGTCGGGGCTGGTGGGCAAGAAGATCGCCGCCACCCTCACTTCTACAGGGACACCGGCATTCTTCATGCATCCTGCTGAAGCGGGCCACGGCGACCTGGGCATGGTCACTGCCGATGACATCATCATCGCCCTGTCGAACAGCGGGGAGACGGAGGAGCTCATCGGGCTGCTCCCTTTTCTCGAGCGCTTCAGCGTAAAGCTGATCTCGCTGTCGGGAAAGGCCAACTCGACCCTCTCGAGGGCTGCCGACGTCGCCCTTGACGTATCGGTGACCGAGGAGGCCTGCCCGCTCGGTATAGTCCCCACCGCCTCCACGACCGCTGCTATGGCAATGGGCGACGCCCTCGCCGTCGCCCTCCTGACCAGGAGAGGGTTCAAGCGGGAAGACTTCGCCAATTATCATCCGGGCGGCAACCTCGGCAAGAAGCTGCTCGTGCGCGTCAAGGACCTGATGCATACCGGCGACGCGCTCCCCATGGTATTCCCGGATACACCCATGACGAAAGTCATTATGGAGATATCGTCCAAACGCCTCGGCGTTACCGTTGTTGCGGATGTCGATATGAAGGTGCTGGGCATCGTCACCGACGGAGACCTCCGCCGCGGGATCGAGAAGCGGGGCAAAGACTTCCTGGACCTGCATGCCGAAGAGGTGATGACGAAGAACCCGAAGACGATCAGCGAGGACGAGCTCGCGGCAAAAGCGCTGGCCATAATGGAAGAGAAGTCCATAACCTCGATCGTCGTCCCCGACGACAAGGGACGGGCAAAGGGGATCATCCATCTCCATGATATATTGAGAGAGGGAATCGCATAA
- the pgsA gene encoding CDP-diacylglycerol--glycerol-3-phosphate 3-phosphatidyltransferase — protein MSTITLNLPTLLTFSRIVLIPFFVLVTPGNPYWGIAIFLIASATDFLDGYLARRSGQITKFGIILDPIADKFLVISALILLVDMARLSAWIAMVIIVREFVVTALRVVALSKDIVIPAEKGGKLKTTAQMTSIILLLLPGGIGELDFYDVGLLLMYVALVLALVSGINYTVSFWKRIQ, from the coding sequence ATGAGTACTATAACGCTTAATCTCCCGACCCTCCTCACCTTCAGCAGGATCGTCCTGATCCCCTTCTTCGTTCTCGTAACGCCCGGGAACCCCTACTGGGGCATCGCCATATTCCTGATCGCCTCGGCCACGGACTTCCTGGACGGCTATCTTGCACGCCGGTCGGGGCAGATCACGAAGTTCGGCATCATTCTCGACCCCATCGCCGACAAGTTCCTCGTCATATCCGCCCTGATACTCCTCGTGGACATGGCGAGGCTCTCCGCATGGATCGCGATGGTCATCATCGTCAGGGAGTTCGTCGTCACCGCGTTGCGGGTGGTCGCCCTCTCGAAAGATATCGTTATCCCTGCAGAGAAGGGGGGAAAACTGAAGACCACGGCGCAGATGACCTCGATCATCCTGCTCCTGCTGCCCGGCGGCATCGGGGAGCTCGATTTCTACGATGTCGGGCTGCTCCTCATGTACGTAGCCCTCGTGCTCGCCCTGGTCTCCGGGATCAACTATACCGTCTCTTTCTGGAAGCGGATACAGTGA
- the kdsC gene encoding 3-deoxy-manno-octulosonate-8-phosphatase KdsC yields MSPPETLRIAKKIKLLALDVDGVLTDGSIVLDNDDNEYKAFHVRDGHGIVMLRQAGIPVAIITGRNSKVVDRRAKELGIAEVYQKCHKKTVAYEELLRKFGITDEEVAYIGDDVVDIPLFRRVGLAVAVADAADEAKEAARLVTTARGGRGAVREICDLILKANGKWDLLLDEYYNA; encoded by the coding sequence ATGTCTCCTCCGGAAACGCTCAGGATCGCCAAAAAGATCAAGCTCCTCGCCCTCGATGTCGACGGCGTGCTCACCGACGGGAGTATCGTCCTCGACAACGACGATAACGAGTACAAGGCCTTCCATGTGCGGGACGGCCACGGCATCGTGATGCTGCGGCAGGCGGGAATACCGGTAGCGATCATCACCGGCAGGAATTCGAAGGTGGTCGACAGGAGGGCAAAAGAGCTCGGGATCGCCGAGGTCTACCAGAAGTGCCACAAGAAGACGGTCGCCTATGAGGAGCTCCTCCGGAAATTCGGCATCACCGACGAGGAGGTGGCATACATCGGCGATGACGTGGTGGACATCCCGCTCTTCAGGCGGGTCGGCCTTGCCGTGGCGGTCGCCGATGCCGCAGATGAGGCAAAAGAGGCGGCACGGCTGGTGACGACGGCCCGCGGCGGCAGGGGAGCGGTGCGGGAAATATGCGACCTCATATTGAAAGCAAACGGCAAGTGGGACCTGCTGCTCGATGAGTACTATAACGCTTAA